Proteins from a genomic interval of Nostoc sp. 'Peltigera membranacea cyanobiont' N6:
- a CDS encoding IS1634 family transposase encodes MDYQKEEFESKNLDHLGIVAGIIDDIGIVEKINDIFLIDKREKINTGEVVKAIILNGLGFVSKPLYLFSQFFEDKAIEHLLGEGIKPEDLNDDKLGRVMDKIYRYGLTKLFLIIALEVVKKYKISTKYSHLDSTSLHLHGEYNNRLDNQEKELEIISYNPIVITQGYSRDHRPDLKQCILDLIVSSDGDIPLFFRGGSGNESDKAVFGKILVEYSKQIDFESIMVADSALYSENNLKLMENIKWISRVPLSIKKAKNLVKAFLSAELNKSEVKGYSYQEEKMTYGGIEQRWLLVESEDRKKADLKKLTQKIKSEFLKTGKQIAKLAAYEFEQPSLAISKIKELESQLKYHKISEVKILEKEIKDKKVIYKVVGELIENQELITENQNSCGRFILATNILDTTELSASEILRIYKQQQSSERGFRFIKDPLFFADSLFVKNPERVETMMMLMGLCLLVYNLGQRQLRSSLKTEKATVKNQLNKPTERPTLRWIFQCFQGVHILITQGISLILNLTEERCQILQFLPDSCQKYYSLA; translated from the coding sequence ATGGATTACCAAAAAGAAGAGTTTGAGAGTAAAAACTTGGATCACTTGGGAATAGTAGCAGGAATAATTGATGATATAGGAATCGTAGAAAAAATCAATGATATATTTTTAATTGATAAGAGAGAAAAAATCAATACAGGAGAAGTAGTCAAAGCAATCATTCTTAATGGGCTTGGTTTTGTCTCAAAACCATTATATTTATTTTCTCAATTTTTTGAAGATAAAGCTATAGAACATTTATTAGGAGAAGGAATTAAACCAGAAGATTTAAACGATGATAAATTGGGAAGAGTTATGGATAAGATATACAGATATGGACTGACTAAATTATTTTTAATAATTGCCTTAGAAGTAGTCAAAAAATATAAAATATCGACTAAATATTCTCACTTAGATTCAACTTCCTTGCATTTGCATGGAGAATACAATAATCGCCTAGATAATCAGGAAAAAGAATTAGAAATAATTTCATATAATCCGATTGTAATCACACAGGGATATTCTCGTGACCACAGACCAGATTTAAAGCAATGTATCTTAGATTTAATAGTAAGTAGTGATGGAGATATTCCATTGTTTTTTAGGGGAGGGTCGGGAAATGAATCAGATAAAGCTGTTTTTGGCAAAATTTTAGTAGAGTATTCTAAACAAATAGATTTTGAAAGCATCATGGTAGCTGATAGTGCTTTATATAGCGAGAATAATTTGAAATTAATGGAGAACATAAAATGGATAAGTCGAGTACCATTATCCATTAAAAAAGCTAAAAACTTGGTAAAAGCATTCTTGAGTGCAGAACTAAATAAAAGTGAAGTAAAAGGATATAGCTATCAAGAAGAAAAAATGACTTATGGGGGAATAGAACAAAGATGGTTATTAGTAGAAAGTGAAGACAGAAAAAAAGCAGACCTGAAGAAATTAACACAGAAAATCAAGTCAGAATTCCTAAAAACTGGAAAACAAATAGCTAAGTTAGCTGCATATGAATTTGAACAGCCATCTTTAGCGATATCTAAAATTAAAGAACTTGAGTCCCAACTAAAATATCATAAAATCTCGGAAGTCAAAATTCTTGAGAAGGAAATTAAAGATAAAAAAGTAATTTATAAAGTTGTAGGTGAATTGATAGAAAATCAGGAATTAATTACGGAAAATCAAAATTCTTGTGGGAGATTTATTTTAGCAACTAATATTTTGGATACAACAGAGTTATCAGCCTCAGAAATACTGAGAATATATAAACAACAGCAATCCTCAGAACGAGGATTTAGATTTATTAAAGATCCTTTATTTTTTGCCGATAGTCTTTTTGTGAAAAATCCCGAACGAGTAGAGACAATGATGATGTTAATGGGATTGTGTCTTTTGGTTTATAATTTAGGACAAAGACAACTAAGAAGCTCTTTAAAAACCGAAAAAGCTACAGTTAAAAATCAATTGAATAAACCAACTGAACGTCCTACATTGCGCTGGATATTTCAATGTTTTCAAGGAGTTCACATTCTGATTACACAAGGAATTTCGCTAATTCTTAACTTAACAGAAGAACGTTGTCAAATCTTGCAGTTCCTTCCTGATTCTTGTCAAAAATATTATTCTTTAGCTTAA
- a CDS encoding glycosyltransferase, with protein MKKHLSQSLPIAPSRKLKITILTVGSRGDLQPYCALAIGLKRAGHEVTVATHENFELFVRKFDLNLHSALQLVVSVNYVERKSKIIIWTPK; from the coding sequence TTGAAAAAGCATTTGAGCCAAAGTCTACCTATAGCACCAAGCCGGAAACTGAAAATTACGATACTAACAGTAGGTTCAAGGGGAGACTTGCAACCATACTGCGCTTTGGCTATTGGCTTGAAACGTGCTGGGCATGAAGTAACCGTAGCAACCCATGAGAACTTTGAGTTATTTGTGAGGAAGTTCGATTTAAACCTACATTCCGCACTTCAATTAGTAGTATCAGTAAACTACGTTGAGAGAAAATCTAAAATTATAATTTGGACACCCAAGTAA
- a CDS encoding transposase, with the protein MVSILAHAQGLVYTLLSLMPSKYQQQNLEAMLGLFLEAQGYPLPEHSKSKSASSLSRFLNIYDWSTRSVIRTTRARIIQEILSHCPKGRKPFLQVIIDLTTLEKCGKFPQFKDLIRVYNGKRGLHLVVVYLVVGQWRVPWSFRVWRGKGTSSPAQLGLNLVKCLPKKLTKHFQVMILVDTAFGSVEFLHGVRKLKYHVIAGIACTRKLTSGYCVSQLHKRGQQLRLRGLKFPVYVSWYYFKRDDGKYEKRFVVSTKALKPSTISWWGKRRWQIEGWFKTAKHRFGLHRFGQGTLLGVYRWLILSLISDILAHWAYLSTTVASTNLPNWGQAALIAFQAIFPQLVLLLLLQDIERLRDLALSHGIDIAISRCKI; encoded by the coding sequence ATGGTTTCAATTCTTGCCCACGCCCAAGGGCTAGTTTACACTCTGTTGTCGTTAATGCCTTCAAAATACCAGCAACAGAATTTAGAAGCAATGTTGGGATTGTTCTTAGAGGCACAAGGATATCCTTTACCTGAACACTCTAAAAGTAAGTCTGCTAGTTCTTTAAGCCGATTTCTCAATATTTATGATTGGTCAACCCGTAGTGTAATTCGCACTACTCGCGCCCGTATCATTCAGGAGATTTTGTCTCACTGCCCAAAAGGACGAAAACCATTCCTGCAAGTCATTATTGACCTGACAACCTTAGAGAAATGTGGAAAATTTCCGCAATTTAAAGATTTAATCCGCGTCTACAACGGAAAACGAGGCTTACATTTGGTTGTGGTGTATTTGGTTGTTGGTCAGTGGAGAGTACCTTGGAGTTTTCGTGTCTGGAGAGGAAAAGGTACTTCTTCTCCTGCACAGTTGGGATTAAATTTGGTCAAATGTTTACCTAAAAAATTAACCAAGCACTTCCAGGTGATGATTCTTGTAGATACAGCCTTTGGTAGTGTGGAATTTCTACACGGTGTCCGAAAGCTGAAGTACCACGTAATTGCTGGTATAGCTTGTACTCGTAAATTAACTTCGGGATACTGCGTTTCTCAACTACATAAGCGCGGACAACAACTGCGCCTTCGAGGTTTAAAGTTTCCTGTTTATGTATCCTGGTACTATTTCAAGCGTGATGATGGCAAGTATGAAAAACGATTTGTTGTGTCCACCAAAGCTCTCAAACCCAGCACTATTTCTTGGTGGGGTAAACGACGATGGCAGATAGAGGGCTGGTTTAAGACTGCCAAGCATCGTTTCGGCCTACACCGCTTTGGGCAAGGAACACTTTTAGGTGTTTACCGTTGGTTGATACTGTCCCTCATCTCCGATATCTTGGCGCATTGGGCTTACTTATCTACAACAGTCGCATCGACAAATTTACCCAATTGGGGACAAGCCGCTCTAATTGCATTCCAAGCTATATTTCCACAATTAGTGCTGTTACTTCTTTTACAAGATATTGAACGCCTGAGAGACTTGGCACTTAGTCATGGAATTGACATTGCTATTTCCAGGTGCAAGATATGA